A stretch of Roseovarius sp. M141 DNA encodes these proteins:
- the sucC gene encoding ADP-forming succinate--CoA ligase subunit beta — MNIHEYQAKALLRSYGAPVSDGRVVLRAEEAKTAASEMDGPLWVVKAQIHAGGRGKGTFKESGAGEAGGVRLAKSVEEAANEAKRMLGRTLVTKQTGPAGKQVNRIYIEDGAGIQTEMYLALLVDRQTSRVSFVASTEGGMDIEEVAENTPEKILSLSVDPATGYQAFHGRRIAFNLGLEGAQVKQCVALMGTLYKMFIENDMEMLEINPLIVTDKGDLRCLDAKMSFDGNAMYRHRDIAELRDTTEENAKELEASKYDLNYIALDGEIGCMVNGAGLAMATMDIIKLYGAEPANFLDVGGGATKEKVTEAFKIITSDPQVKGILVNIFGGIMRCDVIADGVVAAVKEVGLKVPLVVRLEGTNVEQGKEIINNSGLDVIAADDLKDGAQKIVKAVKG, encoded by the coding sequence ATGAACATCCACGAGTATCAGGCCAAGGCGCTGCTGCGCTCCTACGGGGCGCCCGTGTCGGACGGCCGCGTCGTTCTGCGCGCAGAAGAGGCCAAGACAGCCGCCAGCGAAATGGACGGCCCCCTCTGGGTGGTCAAGGCGCAGATCCACGCCGGCGGGCGCGGCAAGGGCACCTTCAAGGAATCCGGCGCAGGCGAGGCCGGCGGCGTGCGTCTGGCCAAATCCGTCGAAGAGGCCGCGAATGAGGCCAAGCGCATGCTGGGCCGCACGCTGGTCACCAAACAGACCGGCCCGGCGGGCAAGCAAGTGAACCGCATCTATATCGAGGACGGCGCAGGCATCCAGACCGAGATGTATCTGGCCCTTCTGGTGGATCGCCAGACCAGCCGCGTCAGCTTTGTCGCGTCGACCGAGGGCGGCATGGATATCGAAGAGGTCGCGGAAAACACGCCCGAAAAAATCCTCAGTCTGTCTGTCGATCCGGCGACCGGCTATCAGGCGTTTCACGGGCGCCGCATCGCCTTCAACCTCGGGCTGGAGGGCGCGCAGGTCAAGCAATGCGTCGCGCTGATGGGCACGCTTTATAAGATGTTCATCGAGAACGACATGGAGATGCTGGAAATCAACCCGCTGATCGTGACCGACAAGGGCGATCTGCGCTGCCTCGATGCCAAGATGAGCTTTGACGGCAACGCCATGTATCGCCACCGCGACATTGCCGAGCTGCGCGACACGACCGAGGAGAACGCCAAGGAACTGGAAGCGTCCAAATACGATCTGAACTACATCGCGCTGGACGGCGAAATCGGCTGCATGGTCAACGGTGCGGGCCTTGCCATGGCGACGATGGACATCATCAAGCTGTACGGCGCCGAGCCCGCCAACTTCCTTGACGTGGGCGGCGGGGCAACCAAGGAAAAAGTGACCGAGGCGTTCAAGATCATCACTTCCGATCCGCAGGTCAAAGGCATTCTGGTCAACATCTTCGGCGGGATCATGCGCTGCGATGTGATTGCCGATGGGGTTGTGGCGGCTGTGAAAGAGGTCGGCCTGAAAGTGCCGCTGGTCGTGCGCCTGGAGGGCACGAATGTCGAGCAGGGCAAGGAGATCATCAACAATTCCGGGCTGGATGTAATTGCTGCGGACGATCTGAAGGATGGCGCGCAGAAGATCGTGAAGGCCGTCAAAGGTTGA